From one Novosphingobium sp. genomic stretch:
- the prsR gene encoding PEP-CTERM-box response regulator transcription factor has translation MMADRPSLLIVEDDAGLQAQLKWAYEDFEVTVVGDRASALAAMRALEPEVVTLDLGLPPDPDGTSEGFAVLDAIMAMRPQTKVIVASGHGARESALNAIARGAYDFYQKPVDIEELGLIVRRAFKLARIEAENRALAARVGSDNRVLGGMITAAPEMLRVARTIERVAGTNVSVMLLGASGTGKELLARGLHEASDRRAGAFVAINCAAIPENLLESELFGHEKGAFTGAVKTTEGKIEQAQGGTLFLDEVGDIPLPLQVKLLRFLQERVIERIGGRKPIAVDTRIVCATHQNLEAMIVDGRFREDLWYRLAEIVVKIPTLAERPGDSVLLARAFLQRFAVELNLPAKGFSGDALAAIDGWGWPGNVRELENRVKRAAIMADGKLVTAQDLDLGTPGGVQEDLPLNLKAAREQTDRQVIRHALTRSEGNISSTARLLGISRPTLYDLLKQYDLQGEGGVTPR, from the coding sequence ATGATGGCCGATCGCCCAAGTCTGCTGATCGTCGAGGACGATGCCGGGCTGCAGGCCCAGCTCAAATGGGCCTATGAGGATTTCGAGGTCACGGTGGTGGGTGACCGCGCCTCGGCGCTGGCCGCGATGCGCGCGCTTGAGCCCGAGGTGGTGACGCTCGACCTCGGCCTGCCGCCCGACCCGGATGGCACCAGCGAGGGCTTTGCCGTGCTTGATGCGATCATGGCGATGCGCCCGCAAACCAAGGTGATCGTCGCCAGCGGGCATGGGGCGCGGGAAAGCGCGCTCAACGCCATCGCGCGCGGGGCCTATGATTTCTACCAGAAGCCGGTCGATATCGAGGAACTGGGGCTGATCGTCCGCCGTGCCTTCAAGCTGGCGCGGATCGAGGCGGAGAACCGGGCGCTGGCGGCGCGCGTCGGCTCGGACAACCGCGTGCTGGGCGGGATGATCACCGCCGCGCCCGAAATGCTGCGAGTGGCCCGCACCATCGAGCGGGTGGCGGGCACGAATGTCTCGGTGATGCTGCTGGGCGCCAGCGGCACGGGCAAGGAACTGTTGGCGCGCGGGCTGCATGAGGCCAGCGACCGCAGGGCAGGGGCCTTTGTGGCGATCAATTGCGCGGCGATCCCCGAAAACCTGCTCGAATCCGAACTGTTCGGCCATGAGAAGGGGGCCTTCACGGGCGCGGTCAAGACCACCGAGGGCAAGATCGAGCAGGCGCAGGGCGGTACTTTGTTCCTCGACGAGGTGGGCGATATTCCGCTTCCGCTGCAGGTGAAATTGCTGCGCTTCCTTCAGGAACGCGTGATCGAGCGGATCGGCGGGCGCAAGCCCATCGCGGTCGACACGCGCATCGTCTGCGCCACCCATCAGAACCTTGAGGCGATGATCGTCGACGGCCGCTTCCGCGAGGACCTGTGGTATCGCCTCGCCGAGATCGTGGTGAAAATCCCAACGCTGGCCGAGCGGCCCGGCGATTCGGTGCTGCTGGCCCGCGCTTTTCTGCAGCGCTTTGCTGTCGAACTGAACCTGCCCGCCAAGGGCTTCTCGGGCGATGCTCTGGCCGCCATCGACGGCTGGGGTTGGCCGGGCAATGTGCGCGAACTCGAAAACCGCGTGAAGCGCGCCGCGATCATGGCCGATGGCAAGCTGGTGACGGCGCAGGATCTTGATCTGGGCACGCCGGGCGGTGTTCAGGAGGATCTGCCACTCAACCTCAAGGCCGCGCGCGAGCAGACCGACCGTCAGGTCATCCGCCATGCCCTGACTCGCAGCGAGGGCAATATTTCCAGCACGGCAAGGCTGTTGGGAATCAGCCGCCCGACGCTCTACGATCTGCTCAAACAGTATGATCTGCAGGGCGAGGGCGGGGTAACACCCCGTTAA
- a CDS encoding DUF475 domain-containing protein yields the protein MLSLVRRNFTGALLFTLLCLIGGAAYGWQESHSVEGVFEVLWIVGVLAVLEISLSFDNAVVNASVLGEMDAVWRKRFLTWGMVIAVFGARVAFPLAIVGIGAGLGPVEALRLSLTHPADYERIVSGAHVGIAGFGGAFLALVGLGFFLDDEKDVHWLGWVERRLSSLGGIHAVGIALVLAVLLLIARALPEHDGFVLLGAGILGIVTFVAVEGLGHWLESRAAVRAVAGVAARAGLGSFLYLNVLDTSFSLDGVVGAFALSNNMVVIALGLSIGAIFVRSLTVLLIERGALSEYRYLEHGAFWAILALSVIMLAGTLMEIPDVLTGLIGAVLIAASLGWSLRYRRKFGAE from the coding sequence GTGCTGTCTCTTGTGCGCCGCAATTTCACCGGCGCCTTGCTCTTCACCCTGCTCTGCCTGATCGGCGGGGCGGCCTATGGCTGGCAGGAAAGCCACAGCGTCGAAGGCGTGTTCGAGGTGCTGTGGATCGTCGGCGTGCTGGCGGTGCTGGAGATCTCGCTCTCCTTTGACAATGCCGTAGTCAATGCCTCGGTGTTGGGGGAGATGGACGCGGTATGGCGCAAGCGCTTCCTGACCTGGGGCATGGTGATCGCGGTGTTCGGGGCGCGGGTGGCCTTTCCGCTCGCCATCGTCGGCATCGGCGCCGGGCTGGGGCCGGTGGAGGCGCTGCGCCTTTCCCTCACCCACCCGGCTGACTATGAGCGAATCGTCAGCGGCGCGCATGTCGGCATTGCGGGTTTTGGCGGCGCCTTTCTGGCGCTGGTCGGCCTTGGCTTTTTCCTCGACGACGAGAAAGATGTTCACTGGCTGGGCTGGGTAGAACGGCGACTAAGCAGCCTTGGCGGCATTCATGCGGTCGGCATCGCGCTGGTGCTGGCGGTGCTGCTGCTGATCGCGCGGGCCTTGCCCGAGCATGATGGCTTCGTGCTGCTGGGCGCGGGCATTCTGGGCATCGTCACCTTCGTGGCTGTCGAGGGGCTGGGCCACTGGCTGGAAAGCCGCGCGGCGGTGCGGGCGGTGGCCGGGGTCGCGGCGCGGGCCGGGCTGGGCAGTTTTCTCTATCTCAATGTGCTCGATACCTCCTTCAGCCTTGATGGGGTGGTCGGGGCCTTTGCGCTGTCGAACAATATGGTGGTGATCGCGCTGGGCCTGTCGATCGGCGCGATCTTTGTGCGCTCGCTGACCGTGCTACTGATCGAGCGCGGCGCGCTTTCGGAATATCGCTATTTGGAGCATGGCGCTTTCTGGGCCATTCTGGCGCTCAGCGTCATCATGCTGGCGGGTACGCTGATGGAGATTCCCGATGTGCTGACCGGCCTGATCGGCGCGGTGCTGATCGCGGCCTCGCTGGGCTGGTCGCTGCGCTATCGCCGCAAATTCGGCGCCGAATAA
- the panB gene encoding 3-methyl-2-oxobutanoate hydroxymethyltransferase: protein MSTTFQLDTATSRANPTPAPVKRLTIPAIRRRKKNGTTDQPIVMLTAYTARQAQLLDEHCDLLLVGDSLGQVIYGLPSSVPVTLDMMIAHGAAVVRGSWHAAVLVDLPFGTYEASPAQAFQTSARILKETGCAGVKLEGGEAMAETVRFLTQRGIPVMGHVGLTPQAVNQLGGYGARGRDAAEAEKIIADARALDEAGAFSIVVEGVVEPIAIAMTEAVSCPVIGIGGSARCDGQVLVTEDMVGMFERVPRFVKRYADVASVISQAAADYAAEVKDRSFPGIEQTYQPK, encoded by the coding sequence ATGTCCACGACCTTTCAGCTCGATACCGCCACCAGCCGGGCCAACCCCACGCCCGCGCCGGTCAAGCGCCTGACCATTCCGGCGATCCGTCGCCGCAAGAAAAATGGCACGACCGATCAGCCGATCGTGATGCTCACCGCCTATACGGCGCGGCAGGCCCAGTTGCTCGACGAACATTGCGACCTGCTTCTGGTGGGTGATTCGCTGGGGCAGGTGATCTATGGCCTGCCCTCCTCGGTGCCGGTCACGCTCGACATGATGATTGCCCATGGCGCCGCCGTGGTGCGCGGCAGCTGGCATGCCGCCGTGCTGGTCGATCTGCCCTTCGGCACCTATGAAGCCAGCCCGGCGCAGGCTTTCCAGACCTCCGCGCGCATTCTGAAGGAAACCGGCTGCGCGGGCGTGAAGCTGGAAGGCGGCGAGGCCATGGCCGAAACCGTGCGCTTCCTGACGCAGCGCGGCATCCCCGTGATGGGCCATGTCGGCCTGACGCCCCAGGCGGTGAACCAGTTGGGCGGCTATGGCGCGCGCGGCCGCGACGCTGCCGAGGCCGAGAAGATCATCGCCGATGCCAGGGCGCTGGACGAAGCCGGAGCCTTCTCCATCGTGGTCGAAGGCGTGGTGGAGCCCATCGCCATCGCCATGACCGAAGCCGTGTCCTGCCCGGTGATCGGCATCGGTGGCTCGGCGCGCTGTGACGGGCAGGTGCTGGTGACCGAGGATATGGTCGGCATGTTCGAGCGCGTGCCGCGTTTCGTGAAGCGCTATGCCGATGTCGCCAGCGTGATCTCGCAGGCCGCCGCCGATTATGCGGCAGAGGTCAAGGACCGCAGCTTCCCCGGTATCGAGCAGACCTATCAGCCGAAGTGA
- a CDS encoding amino acid permease, with the protein MFGRIKPLDAILATAEKKSLHRSLGAFQLTMLGVGAVIGTGIFVLTAEAAQKAGPGMMISFIIAGFVCAVAALCYAEMASMVPVSGSAYTYSYAVMGELVAWMVGWALVLEYAIAAGAVSVGWSGYFTGMLGHLHDYADFLPNIVIPHALANGPTAGGIVNLPAMLIATATTALLVLGTTESATVNAVLVVIKITALTVFCLLALPVIKGANFTPFMPTGFGGVSAAAASIFFAYVGFDAVSTAAEETVNPQRNMPIGLIGSLAICTLFYILVAAGVIGSVGAQPMLDSMGHALPTGSTALTDACGKINGQAVVCSKEALAWTLRQIGFPKIGNFVGLAAIMALPSVILMMIYGQTRIAFVMSRDGLLPAKLSNVHPKFKTPHVVTIATGIFVTVFAAFFPVGLLADVSNSGTLFAFAMVTIAVPVLRRTDPDRPRPFRTPAVNVVAAISLIGCIYLFFSLSFYTLLLFFSWAAFGLVIYFAYGKKHSHVGLGTEPGEEA; encoded by the coding sequence ATGTTTGGTCGCATCAAGCCGTTGGATGCCATTTTGGCGACGGCTGAAAAAAAATCGCTCCACCGATCGTTGGGAGCATTCCAGTTGACGATGCTGGGCGTGGGTGCGGTCATCGGTACGGGCATTTTCGTCCTGACGGCGGAAGCGGCGCAAAAGGCCGGCCCCGGCATGATGATCAGCTTCATCATCGCGGGCTTCGTCTGCGCGGTGGCGGCCCTGTGCTATGCCGAAATGGCCAGCATGGTGCCGGTGTCGGGCTCGGCCTACACCTATTCCTATGCCGTGATGGGCGAGCTGGTGGCCTGGATGGTCGGCTGGGCGCTGGTGCTGGAATATGCCATTGCGGCAGGCGCGGTCTCGGTCGGCTGGTCGGGCTATTTTACCGGCATGTTGGGCCATCTGCATGATTATGCGGATTTTCTGCCCAACATCGTGATCCCCCATGCGCTGGCTAATGGGCCGACCGCTGGCGGCATTGTCAACCTGCCCGCCATGCTGATCGCCACGGCGACCACCGCCCTGCTGGTGCTTGGCACCACCGAGAGCGCCACGGTCAACGCCGTTCTGGTGGTGATCAAGATCACCGCGCTGACGGTGTTCTGCCTGCTGGCGCTGCCGGTGATCAAGGGCGCGAATTTCACCCCCTTCATGCCCACCGGTTTTGGCGGCGTGTCGGCGGCGGCGGCCTCGATCTTTTTCGCTTATGTCGGCTTCGACGCTGTGTCGACGGCCGCTGAAGAGACGGTGAACCCCCAGCGCAACATGCCGATCGGCCTGATCGGCAGCCTTGCCATCTGCACCCTGTTCTACATTCTGGTCGCCGCCGGCGTGATCGGCAGCGTGGGCGCCCAGCCTATGCTCGACTCGATGGGGCATGCCCTGCCGACCGGTTCGACCGCACTGACTGACGCCTGCGGCAAGATCAACGGCCAGGCTGTGGTCTGCTCGAAGGAGGCTCTGGCCTGGACGCTGCGCCAGATCGGCTTTCCCAAGATCGGCAATTTCGTGGGCCTGGCGGCCATCATGGCGCTGCCCTCGGTGATTCTGATGATGATCTACGGCCAGACGCGCATCGCCTTCGTGATGAGCCGCGACGGTCTGCTGCCCGCCAAGCTGAGCAACGTCCACCCCAAGTTCAAGACGCCGCATGTGGTGACCATCGCCACCGGCATCTTCGTGACGGTGTTCGCGGCCTTCTTCCCGGTGGGTCTGCTGGCCGATGTGTCGAACTCGGGCACGCTGTTCGCCTTCGCCATGGTGACGATTGCCGTGCCGGTGCTGCGCCGTACCGATCCCGATCGTCCGCGTCCTTTCCGCACGCCGGCGGTGAACGTTGTCGCTGCGATCTCGCTGATCGGCTGCATCTATCTGTTCTTCAGCCTGTCGTTCTACACGCTGCTGCTGTTCTTCAGCTGGGCCGCATTCGGTCTGGTGATCTATTTTGCCTATGGCAAGAAGCACAGCCATGTCGGCCTTGGTACGGAGCCGGGTGAGGAAGCCTGA
- the phoB gene encoding phosphate regulon transcriptional regulator PhoB translates to MNPPRLLLVEDDPALAELLEFRFRAEGYGVSVTPDGDEALLLAAEEIPDLVILDWMIEGTSGIEVCRRLRRDKATAHVPIIMLTARGAEDDMIRGLETGADDYLTKPFSPRELIARVAAIMRRIRPALAGEMVTVGDLTLDATAHRVTRRSQIISLGPTEFRLLKFFMEHPGRVFSRGQLLDAVWGTDSDIELRTVDVHIRRLRKGIEQEGAPDPVRTVRSAGYALEAV, encoded by the coding sequence ATGAATCCGCCCCGTCTGCTGCTGGTCGAGGATGATCCAGCGCTTGCCGAACTGCTCGAATTCCGCTTCCGCGCGGAAGGCTATGGCGTTTCGGTCACGCCCGATGGCGACGAAGCCCTGCTGCTGGCCGCCGAGGAAATTCCCGACCTCGTCATCCTCGACTGGATGATCGAGGGCACCAGCGGGATCGAGGTCTGCCGTCGCCTGCGCCGCGACAAGGCCACGGCCCATGTGCCGATCATCATGCTGACCGCGCGCGGCGCGGAAGACGACATGATCCGCGGACTGGAAACCGGGGCTGACGATTATCTCACCAAGCCCTTCTCCCCGCGCGAGCTGATCGCCCGCGTCGCCGCGATCATGCGCCGCATCCGCCCCGCCCTTGCCGGCGAGATGGTGACGGTGGGCGATCTGACGCTGGACGCCACGGCCCACCGGGTCACGCGCCGCAGCCAGATCATCTCGCTGGGGCCGACGGAGTTCCGCCTGCTCAAATTCTTCATGGAGCATCCGGGCCGCGTCTTCTCGCGCGGGCAGTTGCTCGATGCGGTGTGGGGCACGGACAGCGATATCGAGCTGCGCACGGTGGACGTCCATATCCGCCGGTTGCGCAAGGGTATCGAGCAGGAAGGCGCACCCGATCCGGTGCGCACGGTCCGCTCGGCAGGATACGCACTCGAAGCGGTGTAA
- the phoU gene encoding phosphate signaling complex protein PhoU: MVEHTVKAFDEDITRLRGLIAEMGGLAEVAISEAMTALVKGSTTLADAVIARDKKIDALEAQVDKLAVRVIALRAPMADDLREVIAALKIAGILERIGDYAKNIARRTSRITDRDRFGPFPLIPAMAEIAGEMVHDVLTAYAARDPNLATEIVERDAKVDAFYDSIFRNLVSHMVEKPESVGTAAHLLFVARNLERIGDHATNLAEQVYFAATADYLGDRGERPEN, translated from the coding sequence GTGGTTGAGCATACGGTCAAGGCGTTTGATGAAGACATTACCCGTCTGCGCGGTCTGATTGCGGAAATGGGCGGTTTGGCCGAAGTGGCGATCAGCGAGGCGATGACCGCGCTGGTCAAGGGCTCCACCACGCTGGCCGACGCCGTGATCGCCCGCGACAAGAAGATCGATGCCCTCGAAGCCCAGGTCGACAAGCTGGCGGTCCGCGTGATCGCCCTGCGCGCGCCCATGGCCGACGACCTGCGCGAGGTGATTGCCGCGCTGAAGATCGCGGGCATTCTGGAACGCATCGGCGACTATGCCAAGAACATCGCGCGGCGCACCAGCCGCATCACCGACCGCGACCGCTTCGGCCCCTTCCCGCTGATCCCCGCCATGGCCGAGATCGCGGGCGAAATGGTTCATGACGTGCTGACGGCCTATGCCGCGCGCGATCCCAACCTGGCCACCGAGATCGTCGAGCGCGACGCCAAGGTCGACGCCTTTTACGACAGCATTTTCCGCAATCTGGTCAGCCATATGGTTGAAAAGCCCGAAAGCGTGGGCACGGCGGCGCATCTGCTGTTCGTGGCCCGCAATCTGGAACGCATCGGCGACCACGCCACCAATCTTGCCGAACAGGTCTATTTCGCCGCCACCGCCGACTATCTGGGCGATCGCGGCGAACGACCTGAAAATTAA
- a CDS encoding ATP-binding protein, translating to MSGQRQIPWTGMVLALVTMLAMVVASVSLVLVLVVTAIWLFTLWLGRPPAEDPEPIRPPLSERPDLDAIARNAMEATVESLSIPMILTDETRIRAANAAARAVLGKHLVGQDTRIALRHPDAIRLLDQPDGATVTVPALTVSDSVWHLTRHGIDGSYRVIEMRDRTAEADVSRAHTDFVANAGHELRTPLSSIIGYVETLSDAGDKVDGALTQRFLGTVLREARRMQTLLTDLMSLSQLEAEKHDLPATLIELPQLAQRVVSEFGPTPGGAIRVQFDKQSELPEGTAPPTVRGDVKQLEQLLRNFIDNALKYGDGETPVRVALKPAPRNMTELSVTDSGAGIAPEHLPHLTRRFYRTDPGRSRAAGGTGLGLAICKHIVERHRGRLDIASKLGVGTTVSVRLPLASD from the coding sequence ATGAGCGGACAGCGGCAGATCCCCTGGACGGGCATGGTGCTGGCCCTGGTGACCATGCTGGCGATGGTCGTGGCCAGCGTCTCGCTGGTGCTGGTGCTGGTGGTCACGGCGATCTGGCTGTTCACCCTGTGGCTCGGCCGCCCGCCCGCCGAAGACCCCGAGCCGATCCGTCCGCCGCTCTCCGAACGCCCCGATCTGGACGCCATCGCCCGCAATGCGATGGAGGCGACCGTCGAATCGCTGAGCATCCCGATGATCCTCACCGACGAGACCCGCATCCGCGCCGCCAATGCCGCCGCGCGCGCCGTGCTGGGCAAGCATCTGGTGGGGCAGGACACGCGCATCGCCCTGCGCCATCCCGACGCCATTCGCCTGCTCGATCAGCCCGATGGCGCGACGGTGACCGTGCCTGCCCTCACCGTCAGCGACAGCGTGTGGCATCTCACGCGCCACGGCATCGATGGCAGTTATCGCGTGATCGAGATGCGCGACCGGACCGCCGAGGCCGATGTCAGCCGCGCCCATACCGATTTCGTCGCCAATGCCGGGCATGAGCTGCGCACCCCGCTCTCCTCGATCATCGGCTATGTCGAGACGCTGAGCGATGCGGGCGACAAGGTCGATGGCGCGCTGACCCAGCGCTTCCTGGGCACCGTGCTGCGCGAGGCGCGGCGCATGCAGACGCTGCTGACCGACCTGATGTCGCTCTCGCAACTGGAGGCTGAAAAGCACGATCTGCCCGCGACGCTTATCGAGCTGCCGCAACTGGCCCAGCGCGTGGTCAGTGAATTTGGCCCCACACCGGGGGGGGCAATCCGCGTGCAGTTCGACAAGCAGAGCGAGCTGCCGGAAGGCACCGCGCCGCCGACCGTGCGCGGCGATGTCAAACAGCTTGAGCAATTGCTGCGCAACTTCATCGACAATGCGTTGAAATATGGCGATGGCGAAACCCCGGTGCGCGTCGCGCTGAAGCCCGCTCCGCGCAACATGACCGAACTGAGCGTCACCGACAGCGGCGCGGGAATCGCGCCCGAGCACCTCCCCCACCTCACCCGCCGTTTCTATCGCACCGATCCGGGCCGCAGCCGCGCGGCGGGCGGCACCGGGCTGGGGCTGGCGATCTGCAAGCATATCGTCGAGCGCCATCGCGGGCGGCTCGATATCGCCAGCAAGCTGGGGGTGGGCACGACCGTCAGCGTTCGCCTCCCGCTCGCTTCGGACTGA
- a CDS encoding alpha-hydroxy acid oxidase: MNALPEDIHTLADYERHAANRLPPAIWGHIQEGSGFHGAPDNDRIALDRLKLLPRRLTDLRGGSTAIELFGQHHATPILLAPVAYQQLAHPEGELATVRAATAMGIAMVLSMLSSITLEEVAHAAQDAARQLAKPALPHWFQLYAQPDREATLTLVRRAEDAGYQAIAFTVDAAVKRAGFPLPPGVEAANLRGFPTQQQITAHDAILFGTPLTEHAPRWEDLAWLRAQTTLPLLVKGLAAPEDARRAADTGADAVVISHHGGRVLPGMPSALELIAPVRDAVGPDLPLLVDGGLRSGTDIAKALALGAQAVLVGRPQMHALAVGGFTGVAHMLHILRAELELAMAQLGCPQVSALGSQHLFRP; the protein is encoded by the coding sequence ATGAACGCCCTGCCCGAGGATATCCATACTCTCGCCGATTACGAAAGGCATGCCGCCAACCGCCTGCCGCCCGCCATCTGGGGCCATATTCAGGAGGGCAGCGGCTTTCACGGCGCGCCCGACAACGACCGCATCGCGCTCGACCGCCTGAAGCTGCTGCCCCGCCGCCTCACCGATCTGCGCGGCGGCTCGACCGCGATCGAGCTGTTCGGCCAGCATCACGCCACGCCGATCCTGCTGGCGCCGGTCGCCTATCAGCAATTGGCCCATCCCGAAGGCGAACTGGCCACGGTGCGCGCCGCCACCGCCATGGGCATCGCGATGGTGCTCAGCATGCTGTCGAGCATCACGTTGGAAGAGGTGGCCCATGCCGCGCAGGATGCCGCGCGACAATTGGCCAAACCCGCCCTGCCGCACTGGTTCCAGCTTTACGCCCAGCCTGACCGGGAGGCCACGCTGACACTGGTCCGCCGCGCCGAGGATGCGGGCTATCAGGCCATCGCTTTCACCGTCGATGCGGCGGTCAAACGCGCGGGCTTCCCCCTGCCTCCCGGCGTCGAGGCGGCCAACCTGCGCGGCTTTCCCACGCAGCAGCAGATCACCGCGCATGACGCGATCCTCTTCGGCACGCCGCTCACCGAGCATGCCCCCCGCTGGGAGGATCTGGCGTGGCTACGCGCACAAACCACCTTGCCCCTGCTGGTCAAAGGCCTCGCCGCGCCCGAGGATGCGCGCCGCGCTGCCGACACAGGCGCCGATGCCGTGGTGATCTCGCATCACGGCGGGCGGGTGCTGCCCGGCATGCCCTCGGCGTTGGAGCTGATCGCGCCGGTGCGCGATGCTGTCGGGCCCGATTTGCCGCTGCTGGTCGATGGCGGGCTGCGCTCGGGCACGGATATCGCCAAGGCGCTGGCGCTGGGGGCTCAGGCGGTGCTGGTGGGCCGGCCGCAGATGCATGCGCTGGCGGTCGGCGGCTTTACGGGCGTCGCCCATATGCTGCACATCCTGCGCGCCGAGCTGGAGCTGGCCATGGCGCAACTGGGTTGCCCGCAAGTGTCCGCGCTCGGCAGCCAGCATCTTTTCAGGCCCTGA
- a CDS encoding Fe2+-dependent dioxygenase, giving the protein MLLHIPSLLSADDLQQARALLEDAQWQDGRSTAGHRAQGVKRNQQLPIDSPAAQQLGALIAGRLMQSPAFLSAALPLRMVPPRFNRYEGEGEYGNHVDNAIFPIPGTAQSVRTDCSMTVFLSDPEEYDGGELIIQDTFGQQEVKLPAGDAVLYPGTSLHRVTPVTRGARLASFLWVQSLVPQDHRRRLLYDLDQSIQALSADHPDHESVDNLTNVYHNLLREWSLT; this is encoded by the coding sequence ATGCTGCTGCACATCCCCTCCCTGCTGAGCGCCGACGACCTGCAACAGGCCCGCGCCCTGCTGGAGGATGCCCAATGGCAGGATGGCCGCAGCACCGCCGGCCATCGCGCCCAGGGGGTGAAACGCAACCAGCAACTGCCCATCGACAGCCCTGCCGCCCAGCAACTGGGCGCCCTGATCGCGGGCCGTCTGATGCAGAGCCCCGCCTTCCTCTCCGCTGCCCTGCCCCTGCGCATGGTGCCGCCCCGCTTCAACCGCTATGAGGGCGAAGGCGAGTATGGCAACCATGTCGACAATGCCATCTTCCCGATCCCCGGCACGGCGCAAAGCGTGCGCACCGATTGCTCGATGACCGTCTTCCTGAGCGATCCCGAGGAGTATGACGGCGGCGAACTCATCATTCAGGACACCTTCGGCCAGCAGGAGGTGAAGCTGCCCGCAGGCGATGCCGTGCTTTACCCCGGCACCAGCCTGCACCGCGTGACGCCAGTAACGCGCGGTGCCCGCCTCGCCTCCTTCCTCTGGGTGCAGAGCCTGGTGCCACAGGACCATCGGCGGCGGCTGCTCTACGATCTCGACCAGTCGATCCAGGCCCTGTCCGCCGATCATCCCGATCATGAGAGCGTCGACAACCTGACCAATGTCTATCACAATTTGCTGCGCGAATGGTCGCTGACATGA